The sequence below is a genomic window from Candidatus Krumholzibacteriia bacterium.
GGCGTCACGCTCGACATGGGCGTCTATCCCATTGCATTGATCTGCCACGTGCTCGGCGAACGCCCCCGCCACGTCGAGTCGATGACGCGCATGAGCACGACCGGCGTGGACGAGGTCGCGTGCTACCTGTTCCGCTTCCCCGGGCAGTGTCTGACCACGATCAGCACGAGCTTCGACCTGTGGATGCCCGCGCGCGCCGCCTTCCACGGCACGCGCGGGACGATCGAGCACGCGGACTTCCCGTGGAGCGAGACCTTCCGCATCCACCATCACGGCGGAACGGGTCAGGTGGACGAGGTCGAGGAAATCCACACGCCGCTCGAGGAGAACGGCTTCGTCTACCAGGTGCGCGAGGTCGCGGCCAGGATCGCAGCCGGTGCGACGGAGAGCGGCGTCGTGCCGCTGCACGAGACGATCGAGATCATGCATTTGATGGACGGGATGCGGGAGCGCTGGGGTCTGCGGTATCCGTTCGAGTGACCGGTCGACGGATCACGAGCGGCCCTGGGCCGCACGCGCCGTTGCCGGCTTCGCAAGGCCGGTGCGCCGCCGGAACACCATCCACGCGCACCAGAACACAGCGCTCAGGCCGACGGCCGCGGCGATCGCGGGGTAGGGATTCTCGAGGCTGCTCACCGATCCCGAGTACGTGGCCAGCGCCATGTACGGCACGTTCACCGTCAACCACGCCAGCAGGAATCGACGCAGAGGCATTCCGGTCACCCCGGCCAGGCAGGCCGACACCTCGGGCAGCACCGGCACCGCGCGCGACAGGAAGATCACCACCACGCCGTAGGTCCGGAAGGTGGTGCGCATCTCCTCGCGCTCGCCCGCGTCGCGAAGGATCCACCGCACCACGTGCTCGCCCTTCCACCGACTGAGGGCGTAGCCGGTCAGCCCGGCCGCGGTCACGCCGAGGAGTCCGAACACGAACGCGCCGGGGAAGCCGATCAGGTGGCCGCCGAGGATGCTGATCTCGAGCGTCGGGACCGCCACGAACAGATCGGCGAAGAGCAGGGCGCTGAGCGCCGCGCCCACCCACCACGGCGCGCCGTCGCGGCGCACGCTCTCGAGGCCGGCTTCGATCGCGGCCAGGTCGAGCAGCCCCGTGAACTTCGCGATCACGAAGGTCGACGTGAAGAACGCCCCCAGGACGACGACGAGCTTCAGCAGGGCCTTCATGGGGGTGCTCCGGGCGAGAGAACAGGGTGTACACGGCGAGGACGCGGCGAGGCAGCGCCGTCAGGAGGGTTTTCGGTAGGCGGCTGGGGGCGGATGCGGTCGCGGGTGGTCCGTTGCGAAGGGCGCCGCCTCCCCGTGTCACCGGCCCTGTGCGATCGCCCGTCTCCGCGACGTCTACTCCAGCGACGCCGGACGACGCCCGCGTCGTGCGCTTGCCCATCTCCGCCCAACGCCCCGGGAGGTCCTCCATGTCCCGCATCCGTCTGCAGAGACCGGGAGTCCCCCCGGTCTCCCTGCTCCTGCTCGTCGTCGTGCTCGCGACCACGGTTGGTGTCGCCCGCGCGTCGATCCGGCCACGGCTGGACGTCCGGCCCGTCGGCACGCACATGATCCCGGGACCGGGGCAGCCGGTCGAGGAGACCTTTGCCCTGCATCCGGAGATCGCTGGTGTCTTCGACGACTTCGCCGTCGAGGGCGAGGGCTGGATCGCTCTGGAGATCGACGTTCCTCATGGCGTCGCCCTTCGTCCGGGTGAGGAACTCGAATTCGTCGTGCGCGGCATTCCCTCGGGCGACGCCGGACCTCTCGAAGTCGTCTTCACCGTGGACGGCCGGCCAACGCGGAAGTCGTTGGGCCTGCGGCCGCGCCCCGAGCACACCGAGCGCACGATGGTACGGGCACTCGAGGCGACATTCGAGCGGTCGGTGCCCGCACCGGGCATGGACACCGGTTTCGCGCGGCCCGAGCCGGCACCGATCGACGAGCGCTTCCGCGAGCGGCCGTGGCACGAGGCTCGCCCCGATCCCGACGCGCCGGAACCGGATCTCCAACGCCGCCAGTCGCTCACGGTGCGCGGCTCCTTCGGCTACCTGCGCGAGAGCGGACCCTACCTCGGCGCGGACGGTGCTACCGTACGCGTCTACGACGCCGATTTCGGCAGCGACGAACTCCTGGGAACCGTGGTCCTCGGGCCGAGTGGCAACTTCGAACTGAACGTCTCCGAGGACGAGACCTACCCCGACATCTACGTCGAGTTCGAGTCGGCCAATGCCCGCGTCGAGACCGAGGACTCGGGAATTCTCGAGCTGAACTTCAAGTGGAAGACGCAAACCTACGAGGAGTTCTCCGGTTCGCTGCTCGACGTGGGAGCGCTCACGCCGTCGAACTACAACGGGCAGGTCGGCCTGCACATGTTGTCGACCCTGACCAAGGGCTGGCGCTATCTGAACGACCTGGGCTACGACATTCCCAGCGTCGACGCGATGTATCCCGTCGGAGACGGTGGTGCCTTCTACGACGGCGAGATCAACCTCAGCTTCGACCGCCGTTGGCGCGAGGATACGATCCTGCACGAGTACGGCCACCACGTGACCGACACCTTCGCCGGCATCGTCGCGCCGAGCTACTGCAACGGCGTGTGCGACGGCGACGACTGCGGCCATTGTATCTGGTGCGACGAAACGCCCTCGGATGCGTGGCAGGAAGGATTCGCGAGCTGGGTGGGCGAGATCGTCCAGGACGCCTGGCCGGGGGCCTACGGCTACGCGCCCGCCTACACGCGCAGCGCCGAGGACATCGCGCCCTTCGGTTGCATCGGCGTGAACAGCGATCCCTGCCTCTGCGGTCCCCAGGCGACGGAAGGTTTCTTGTGGGCCCTGCTCACCGACATCTACGACGTCACGCCGAACGAGCCCGACGAGGACACGATCGCCGGCGACTGGGGTGACCCGCTGGGGATGGGGCCGGAGGAGATCCTCGCGACCGCGGCCAACAGCGATCCGACCACACCGGCAGCCTTCGTGGCCGCGTTCAGTCAGGCCCACGCCGCCGAGGGCGAAGACCTCTGGGAGACCTTCGTCAACAACGGCTGGAACATCGACCAGCAGAAGCCGGGCTCACCCTCGGGCCTGTTCAGCACCACCCACCAGATCGGCCAGGCCAACATGTCGGCCCAGCCCTGGATCAACTTCGTCTGGCAGACCGCGCCCGACGACTGGTCCGGGATCGGTGGCTACAGTTACGAGATCTCGGCCGGCGCTCCCGTGCCTCCGGACGACGTACAGGACATTCCGAAGTTGAACAACTGGGTGGTGACGCCGGTCGAGCCAGGCGCGGCCTACTACTTCACGCTGCGCGCCGTCGATCGTGTGGGTCGCTGGAGCGACGACTACGCGACCGCCGGTCCCTACTACATCCGCGAACCCGGTCCGGCCGATCTGGAGGTCGCCGCGCGCCCCGGGTGGCTGTTGCCGATCGTGCCCCTCGACGAGCCGTCCGCGACGCCGACCAGCATCTCGCTTCCCGACCTGTTGAACGGAAACACCTTCTTCTACGTGAACCTCTCCGGTGCGAACGACGGCGAGTCCGACGCCGTCGCTCCCTTCGACGTGGAGTTCCGCATCGACGGCGAGGTGGAGCGCATGTTCACGCAGACCACCGACGTCGCCGCCGAGGGCGGCCTCTTCGAGTTCGTCAACGAGCCGAACTTGGTCGTCACCGGCGGCCTGCACACCCTCGAGATGCGCATCGATCCCGGTGGTGCGGTCGACGAGCAGACGAATGTCAACAACTGGCTGGCGAACCAGTGGGCCTTCGCCCCGGAGTCAATCTCGAAGATCGGTCCGCTGCTGCGTCCGGCCCCGCCGGACATCGACGGGGGTCACGACGCGATGAACCTCGGGCAGTTCCCACCCGTGAGCGTGGCCAAGGACAACTGCGACGGGTTGCGCCTGCCGGTCGCCCAGCGTTCCGGCGCCGACCCGCGCTTCGTGGCGATCTCGGCCCACTTCGTCGATGCCGGTGAGAACATCGACCTGGGTATGTACCCGCGGACCACGTCGTCGAACCTGGGCTTCGGGTGGAACACGGAACTGGCCTCCTCGTCGGCGCCGGCCGGAAGCATCGATGCGGTGGTCGCGAACGGTCACGCGGTGTCGGACGGCTTCGTGGACGTGGGCATCTACAACGCGAGCGATCACGTTGGTGGGTACTACGCGGACTACGTGGAGAGCCAGGACGCCGTGGTCGGAGGCACCGAGGCCATCTCGTTCCTGCCGAACGAAATGGTCCAGATGCGACACTTCGACATCGGACTCTCGCAGGCCAGCTTCGTGGTGAAGCTCGCCGTCGGCGACGACGGCCCGTTCGACCTGTACTTCTTCGAACCGTCCACCTTCTACGCGAGTCTCGAGGACGCCGACACGACCGCGACGACCGATGCCCAGGGCGAGGCCGTGCTGGAATTCTCGTCGACCCAACCGGGCAAGGGTCTGCTGGTGATCGCCCGCGACCCCGGAGCGGGGGCCGAAGCCCTCGAGGTGTCGCTCGAGATCCAGGCGTCGTCGGGGAACTGGACGCTGGTACCGGCCCCGAACTGGTTCGACGCCCTCGTCCCGCTGCCGAACGACTTCGGCCGCCCGGGCGAGGTCCCGGCGCCGACGACTCTGGTCGGCGACTTGGCGTCGACCTGGCTGAACTTCTCGGTCTTCAACTCCTCGACGGACGACGCCGGCGACACCTTCGCCAATCTCTACTACGACGACACCTGCTTCGCGACGGAGGTCGTCCCGCCGATCGAGGGCGGCGCCTTCGGCACCTTCAACGCGACCGAGGCGGTGACCATCCCGGGAGGCCGGCATACGCTGTGGGTGCAGATCGATCCCGACGGCCGTGTGGGCGAAGCCAACGAGACCGACAACTTCTTCGCGCGGCAGTGGGTCTTCGAGCCGCAGGTGCTCGGTCTTGGCGAAGTGACCGAGCGTCAGGTTCCGGGATCGCCGAGGGCCGGCTGGGAGTACGGTCTCATCGACCCGGAGATCGGGATCGTCGGCGACGAGAACACCACGCCGGGCATCGATCCCACCCCCTTCCTCAACTGCGATGGCCTCCGGCTGCCGGCTGCCGCCCGCGACGGCACCGCGCCCGCCTTCATGGGTTTGGCCGTGATGCCGCCGCAGCAGGGTGTCGACGTCGATCTCAAGCTCTTCGAGGCCTCGACCGGTCCCGAGGACGGTTTTGACGACCCGATCGCCTTCTCGCACGCACCGAGTACGACGTCGGACTTCGTGATCGTCGATCTGACTGCGGTCGAGCCGCGTCCCTTCGACGTCGGCATCTACGGTCCCGAGGAGGGGTTCGAAGGGGAGGAGGTCGATCCCGTGAACGGCCTCGCGCGTGCGGTCGACGCGCAGTACCTGGCCCACGCCGCCGCCTCGGTCGATCTCGGGTCGGATCCCGAGGGCGAGCGGGGGCTCTACACGATGGAGAACAACGAGATCCTCCATCTCTACGCGATCGAGCTCTCACCGCGGACGATGAACGTGCGCCTGATCCCGCAGGATGCGAACGTCGACTTCGGCATGGCCCTCATGTCCGCCCAAACCTTTGTCGGCCAGGGCGACGCGCCCGACGATGCGAGGGCCCAGGCCGTCGGCGCCGGGGAGGTCGAGGAGTTCACGACCACGATCTCGCAGGCAGGCGTGTACGTGCTGGCCGTGTTCAAGGACGCGCGCGAGGACGCCTTCGACCAGGGTGGCT
It includes:
- a CDS encoding CARDB domain-containing protein; this translates as MSRIRLQRPGVPPVSLLLLVVVLATTVGVARASIRPRLDVRPVGTHMIPGPGQPVEETFALHPEIAGVFDDFAVEGEGWIALEIDVPHGVALRPGEELEFVVRGIPSGDAGPLEVVFTVDGRPTRKSLGLRPRPEHTERTMVRALEATFERSVPAPGMDTGFARPEPAPIDERFRERPWHEARPDPDAPEPDLQRRQSLTVRGSFGYLRESGPYLGADGATVRVYDADFGSDELLGTVVLGPSGNFELNVSEDETYPDIYVEFESANARVETEDSGILELNFKWKTQTYEEFSGSLLDVGALTPSNYNGQVGLHMLSTLTKGWRYLNDLGYDIPSVDAMYPVGDGGAFYDGEINLSFDRRWREDTILHEYGHHVTDTFAGIVAPSYCNGVCDGDDCGHCIWCDETPSDAWQEGFASWVGEIVQDAWPGAYGYAPAYTRSAEDIAPFGCIGVNSDPCLCGPQATEGFLWALLTDIYDVTPNEPDEDTIAGDWGDPLGMGPEEILATAANSDPTTPAAFVAAFSQAHAAEGEDLWETFVNNGWNIDQQKPGSPSGLFSTTHQIGQANMSAQPWINFVWQTAPDDWSGIGGYSYEISAGAPVPPDDVQDIPKLNNWVVTPVEPGAAYYFTLRAVDRVGRWSDDYATAGPYYIREPGPADLEVAARPGWLLPIVPLDEPSATPTSISLPDLLNGNTFFYVNLSGANDGESDAVAPFDVEFRIDGEVERMFTQTTDVAAEGGLFEFVNEPNLVVTGGLHTLEMRIDPGGAVDEQTNVNNWLANQWAFAPESISKIGPLLRPAPPDIDGGHDAMNLGQFPPVSVAKDNCDGLRLPVAQRSGADPRFVAISAHFVDAGENIDLGMYPRTTSSNLGFGWNTELASSSAPAGSIDAVVANGHAVSDGFVDVGIYNASDHVGGYYADYVESQDAVVGGTEAISFLPNEMVQMRHFDIGLSQASFVVKLAVGDDGPFDLYFFEPSTFYASLEDADTTATTDAQGEAVLEFSSTQPGKGLLVIARDPGAGAEALEVSLEIQASSGNWTLVPAPNWFDALVPLPNDFGRPGEVPAPTTLVGDLASTWLNFSVFNSSTDDAGDTFANLYYDDTCFATEVVPPIEGGAFGTFNATEAVTIPGGRHTLWVQIDPDGRVGEANETDNFFARQWVFEPQVLGLGEVTERQVPGSPRAGWEYGLIDPEIGIVGDENTTPGIDPTPFLNCDGLRLPAAARDGTAPAFMGLAVMPPQQGVDVDLKLFEASTGPEDGFDDPIAFSHAPSTTSDFVIVDLTAVEPRPFDVGIYGPEEGFEGEEVDPVNGLARAVDAQYLAHAAASVDLGSDPEGERGLYTMENNEILHLYAIELSPRTMNVRLIPQDANVDFGMALMSAQTFVGQGDAPDDARAQAVGAGEVEEFTTTISQAGVYVLAVFKDAREDAFDQGGYRLAFAPDTVTSVSPGQGVDQVIALAAPSPNPMDGSTVVAWNLRHDAHLRVEIFDARGRRVRQLVDGNLPPGRRELVWDGRDDAGRRVGRGVYLLRATAAGEVRNRKLTVIR
- a CDS encoding VTT domain-containing protein, which codes for MKALLKLVVVLGAFFTSTFVIAKFTGLLDLAAIEAGLESVRRDGAPWWVGAALSALLFADLFVAVPTLEISILGGHLIGFPGAFVFGLLGVTAAGLTGYALSRWKGEHVVRWILRDAGEREEMRTTFRTYGVVVIFLSRAVPVLPEVSACLAGVTGMPLRRFLLAWLTVNVPYMALATYSGSVSSLENPYPAIAAAVGLSAVFWCAWMVFRRRTGLAKPATARAAQGRS